Proteins encoded within one genomic window of Eurosta solidaginis isolate ZX-2024a chromosome 1, ASM4086904v1, whole genome shotgun sequence:
- the LOC137242893 gene encoding uncharacterized protein isoform X2: MRGTEDKSTKKQRAITNPTIMRLIHKTNKTYHMISLLVILSLLIISPAITNAHRHSRLDKNNEPAAVTNLFNPLQQQQQYEKSKLSDDRTSSISIKDTKATNDIAPKTQLNAVSKPSIFNTNLNSHKENDIVNAAATATNQFIDVINEAAANIRSATIKYVAPAEALKSGVLNASAENLSSHFDVKNNHKEVKLGEKESKIKINDDYSGVTSQTKNFEGCATELIGFEIITGYVFSAPERLSSSLPGTLMLTDCLDACRKDDSCHAVNYETGLCVLFSANADDLPGALAKSQFPVFTLYAQKSCLRKRPCTRAWYIDRVQGYKLNGYVRRKFLVESRQDCFESCLNETEFACRSANYYRQTRTCELSEMDRITLTGTSAFQQQNDAVDYLENNCIDEPNKLCEFKRLPGRILKTVDAVYQDVGSIVECRDLCLNSPYRCHSYDYGDTGDMVCRLSHHSRITLTDVQDPYLEVSEATTYELSSCYNVTIECSANDMIARIRTSKLFDGKVYAKGSPKSCAYDVKNSLDFELRMGYQNLECNIHQSITGRYTNDVIIQHHDAIVTSSDLGLAVKCHYDLANKSLSNQVLLDVKDDFGEPALSEEVIVDSPNVLMKITIRDGIDVMRTAEVGDPLALKFEILDAQSPYEIFIRELVAMDGADNADIILIDSRGCPTDQFIMGPIVKSPLSGKILLAHFDAFKFPTSELVQFRALVTPCMPTCAPVKCEQADIGGDGKSVISYGRRRRSLNGTETIQGTVENINHQHKLSLNQKRHLLLRSRRATTTNQPSQEDMLLMQSIEITDKFSFNKEQQQQQQQVKTIKNEASKKKALIGKDGVEQGHCVNAIGLILAITSFLLAQLAVMAVWSYLYQRRQQRSYFSENLASESAYSLENPSTKTESSLVTKVATTSRPKIYERTFEACHGRNF, translated from the exons ATGCGAGGAACTGAGGACAAAAG CACCAAGAAACAGAGAGCAATAACAAATCCTACAATAATGCGCCTTATCCACAAAACCAATAAAACATATCACATGATATCCCTTCTTGTGATATTATCCCTGCTAATAATATCACCTGCAATTACCAATGCACACAGGCATTCGCGTTTGGATAAAAATAATGAACCAGCTGCCGTCACTAATTTATTCAatccactacaacaacaacaacaatatgaaaAATCTAAATTATCTGATGATCGCACATCATCGATTTCAATTAAAGATACAAAAGCAACAAACGACATTGCGCCAAAGACTCAATTAAACGCTGTTAGTAAGCCATCAATCTTTAACACAAATTTAAATAGCCATAAAGAAAATGATATCGTTAACGCTGCTGCAACAGCAACAAATCAATTTATAGACGTCATTAACGAGGCAGCAGCAAACATACGAAGCGCCACTATAAAATATGTAGCTCCAGCGGAGGCGCTTAAAAGTGGAGTGTTGAATGCATCAGCTGAAAATTTGTCTTCACATTTTGATGTTAAAAATAATCACAAAGAGGTGAAACTCGGAGAGAAGGAGTCAAAAATAAAGATTAATGATGATTATAGTGGCGTTACTAGTCAAACTAAGAATTTTGAAGGATGTGCAACGGAGTTGATTGGTTTCGAAATTATAACAGG TTATGTCTTTTCGGCGCCTGAGAGATTATCAAGCTCACTTCCAGGCACATTGATGCTCACCGATTGCTTAGATGCCTGTCGTAAAGATGATAGTTGTCATGCTGTAAACTATGAGACCGGCTTGTGTGTGCTGTTCTCAGCGAATGCTGATGACCTTCCTG GTGCTCTTGCCAAATCACAATTTCCAGTATTTACACTTTATGCCCAAAAATCTTGCTTACGGAAACGTCCTTGTACGCGTGCATGGTATATTGATCGTGTTCAAGGCTACAAATTGAATGGCTATGTTAGACGAAAATTCTTAGTTGAATCACGACAGGATTGTTTTGAGTCGTGCTTGAACGAGACGGAATTCGCATGCAG ATCGGCAAACTATTATCGTCAAACAAGAACTTGTGAGCTTTCCGAAATGGATCGCATTACTTTAACCGGCACAAGCGCATTCCAGCAACAAAATGATGCTGTTGATTATCTAGAGAATAACTGTATTGATGAGCCAAATAAATTATGCGAGTTTAAACGTTTGCCTGGACGCATATTGAAAACCGTGGATGCAGTGTATCAAGATGTTGGCAGCATTGTTGAGTGTCGTGATTTATGTTTGAATTCACCGTATAG ATGCCATTCTTACGATTACGGTGACACTGGCGATATGGTTTGCCGTCTATCACATCACAGTCGCATCACACTCACCGACGTACAAGATCCCTACTTGGAAGTATCCGAAGCAACAACCTATGAATTGTCATCTTGTTACAATGTGACCATAGAATGTAGTGCCAACGATATGATTGCACGTATACGCACATCAAAACTTTTCGATGGCAAAGTTTATGCTAAAGGTTCACCCAAATCTTGTGCTTATGATGTGAAAAACTCACTCGATTTTGAGTTACGTATGGGTTATCAAAATCTCGAATGCAATATACATCAAAGCATTACAGGACGTTATACAAATGATGTCATAATACAACATCATGACGCAATAGTTACCTCATCCGACTTAGGTTTAGCTGTAAAATGTCATTATGATTTGGCTAATAAATCACTTAGCAATCAAGTGCTACTAGATGTTAAAGATGATTTCGGGGAACCAGCATTAAGTGAAGAAGTAATTGTTGATTCACCAAATGTTCTAATGAAAATAACAATACGTGATGGCATCGATGTAATGCGTACCGCTGAAGTTGGTGATCCTTTAGCGCTAAAATTCGAAATTCTTGATGCACAAAGCCCTTACGAGATATTTATTCGTGAACTTGTAGCCATGGATGGTGCAGATAATGCGGACATTATACTAATCGATTCGAGAGGTTGTCCAACCGATCAATTTATTATGGGACCCATTGTGAAAAGTCCTCTATCTGGTAAAATTTTATTAGCTCATTTTGATGCTTTTAAATTTCCCACATCTGAGTTGGTACAATTTCGTGCACTTGTAACACCCTGTATGCCAACATGCGCGCCGGTGAAATGTGAGCAAGCGGATATTGGTGGTGATGGGAAGTCCGTGATTTCGTATGGTAGAAGGAGGCGTTCTTTAAATGGAACGG AAACAATACAAGGAACAGTTGAAAACATCAATCACCAGCATAAGTTAAGCTTGAACCAAAAACGGCATCTACTTTTACGCAGCAGgcgtgcaacaacaacaaatcaaccAAGTCAAGAAGATATGCTCTTGATGCAATCAATTGAGATCACTGACAAATTTAGTTTCAAtaaggaacaacaacaacaacaacaacaagttaaaacaatcaaaaatgaaGCGAGCAAGAAAAAGGCGTTAATTGGCAAAGATGGAGTAGAGCAAGGACATTGCGTTAATGCAATAG GTCTAATATTAGCAATCACCAGCTTTTTGTTGGCTCAGTTAGCTGTTATGGCAGTTTGGTCGTACTTGTATCAGCGACGACAGCAAAGGTCTTATTTTAGCGAAAATTTAGCCAGTGAATCCGCATATTCTTTAGAGAATCCCAGCACAAAAACAGAATCATCATTAGTAACTAAAGTAGCGACAACATCACGACCAAAAATTTATGAGAGAACTTTCGAGGCATGCCATGGAAGGAATTTTTGA
- the LOC137242893 gene encoding uncharacterized protein isoform X4, which yields MRGTEDKRHSRLDKNNEPAAVTNLFNPLQQQQQYEKSKLSDDRTSSISIKDTKATNDIAPKTQLNAVSKPSIFNTNLNSHKENDIVNAAATATNQFIDVINEAAANIRSATIKYVAPAEALKSGVLNASAENLSSHFDVKNNHKEVKLGEKESKIKINDDYSGVTSQTKNFEGCATELIGFEIITGYVFSAPERLSSSLPGTLMLTDCLDACRKDDSCHAVNYETGLCVLFSANADDLPGALAKSQFPVFTLYAQKSCLRKRPCTRAWYIDRVQGYKLNGYVRRKFLVESRQDCFESCLNETEFACRSANYYRQTRTCELSEMDRITLTGTSAFQQQNDAVDYLENNCIDEPNKLCEFKRLPGRILKTVDAVYQDVGSIVECRDLCLNSPYRCHSYDYGDTGDMVCRLSHHSRITLTDVQDPYLEVSEATTYELSSCYNVTIECSANDMIARIRTSKLFDGKVYAKGSPKSCAYDVKNSLDFELRMGYQNLECNIHQSITGRYTNDVIIQHHDAIVTSSDLGLAVKCHYDLANKSLSNQVLLDVKDDFGEPALSEEVIVDSPNVLMKITIRDGIDVMRTAEVGDPLALKFEILDAQSPYEIFIRELVAMDGADNADIILIDSRGCPTDQFIMGPIVKSPLSGKILLAHFDAFKFPTSELVQFRALVTPCMPTCAPVKCEQADIGGDGKSVISYGRRRRSLNGTETIQGTVENINHQHKLSLNQKRHLLLRSRRATTTNQPSQEDMLLMQSIEITDKFSFNKEQQQQQQQVKTIKNEASKKKALIGKDGVEQGHCVNAIGLILAITSFLLAQLAVMAVWSYLYQRRQQRSYFSENLASESAYSLENPSTKTESSLVTKVATTSRPKIYERTFEACHGRNF from the exons ATGCGAGGAACTGAGGACAAAAG GCATTCGCGTTTGGATAAAAATAATGAACCAGCTGCCGTCACTAATTTATTCAatccactacaacaacaacaacaatatgaaaAATCTAAATTATCTGATGATCGCACATCATCGATTTCAATTAAAGATACAAAAGCAACAAACGACATTGCGCCAAAGACTCAATTAAACGCTGTTAGTAAGCCATCAATCTTTAACACAAATTTAAATAGCCATAAAGAAAATGATATCGTTAACGCTGCTGCAACAGCAACAAATCAATTTATAGACGTCATTAACGAGGCAGCAGCAAACATACGAAGCGCCACTATAAAATATGTAGCTCCAGCGGAGGCGCTTAAAAGTGGAGTGTTGAATGCATCAGCTGAAAATTTGTCTTCACATTTTGATGTTAAAAATAATCACAAAGAGGTGAAACTCGGAGAGAAGGAGTCAAAAATAAAGATTAATGATGATTATAGTGGCGTTACTAGTCAAACTAAGAATTTTGAAGGATGTGCAACGGAGTTGATTGGTTTCGAAATTATAACAGG TTATGTCTTTTCGGCGCCTGAGAGATTATCAAGCTCACTTCCAGGCACATTGATGCTCACCGATTGCTTAGATGCCTGTCGTAAAGATGATAGTTGTCATGCTGTAAACTATGAGACCGGCTTGTGTGTGCTGTTCTCAGCGAATGCTGATGACCTTCCTG GTGCTCTTGCCAAATCACAATTTCCAGTATTTACACTTTATGCCCAAAAATCTTGCTTACGGAAACGTCCTTGTACGCGTGCATGGTATATTGATCGTGTTCAAGGCTACAAATTGAATGGCTATGTTAGACGAAAATTCTTAGTTGAATCACGACAGGATTGTTTTGAGTCGTGCTTGAACGAGACGGAATTCGCATGCAG ATCGGCAAACTATTATCGTCAAACAAGAACTTGTGAGCTTTCCGAAATGGATCGCATTACTTTAACCGGCACAAGCGCATTCCAGCAACAAAATGATGCTGTTGATTATCTAGAGAATAACTGTATTGATGAGCCAAATAAATTATGCGAGTTTAAACGTTTGCCTGGACGCATATTGAAAACCGTGGATGCAGTGTATCAAGATGTTGGCAGCATTGTTGAGTGTCGTGATTTATGTTTGAATTCACCGTATAG ATGCCATTCTTACGATTACGGTGACACTGGCGATATGGTTTGCCGTCTATCACATCACAGTCGCATCACACTCACCGACGTACAAGATCCCTACTTGGAAGTATCCGAAGCAACAACCTATGAATTGTCATCTTGTTACAATGTGACCATAGAATGTAGTGCCAACGATATGATTGCACGTATACGCACATCAAAACTTTTCGATGGCAAAGTTTATGCTAAAGGTTCACCCAAATCTTGTGCTTATGATGTGAAAAACTCACTCGATTTTGAGTTACGTATGGGTTATCAAAATCTCGAATGCAATATACATCAAAGCATTACAGGACGTTATACAAATGATGTCATAATACAACATCATGACGCAATAGTTACCTCATCCGACTTAGGTTTAGCTGTAAAATGTCATTATGATTTGGCTAATAAATCACTTAGCAATCAAGTGCTACTAGATGTTAAAGATGATTTCGGGGAACCAGCATTAAGTGAAGAAGTAATTGTTGATTCACCAAATGTTCTAATGAAAATAACAATACGTGATGGCATCGATGTAATGCGTACCGCTGAAGTTGGTGATCCTTTAGCGCTAAAATTCGAAATTCTTGATGCACAAAGCCCTTACGAGATATTTATTCGTGAACTTGTAGCCATGGATGGTGCAGATAATGCGGACATTATACTAATCGATTCGAGAGGTTGTCCAACCGATCAATTTATTATGGGACCCATTGTGAAAAGTCCTCTATCTGGTAAAATTTTATTAGCTCATTTTGATGCTTTTAAATTTCCCACATCTGAGTTGGTACAATTTCGTGCACTTGTAACACCCTGTATGCCAACATGCGCGCCGGTGAAATGTGAGCAAGCGGATATTGGTGGTGATGGGAAGTCCGTGATTTCGTATGGTAGAAGGAGGCGTTCTTTAAATGGAACGG AAACAATACAAGGAACAGTTGAAAACATCAATCACCAGCATAAGTTAAGCTTGAACCAAAAACGGCATCTACTTTTACGCAGCAGgcgtgcaacaacaacaaatcaaccAAGTCAAGAAGATATGCTCTTGATGCAATCAATTGAGATCACTGACAAATTTAGTTTCAAtaaggaacaacaacaacaacaacaacaagttaaaacaatcaaaaatgaaGCGAGCAAGAAAAAGGCGTTAATTGGCAAAGATGGAGTAGAGCAAGGACATTGCGTTAATGCAATAG GTCTAATATTAGCAATCACCAGCTTTTTGTTGGCTCAGTTAGCTGTTATGGCAGTTTGGTCGTACTTGTATCAGCGACGACAGCAAAGGTCTTATTTTAGCGAAAATTTAGCCAGTGAATCCGCATATTCTTTAGAGAATCCCAGCACAAAAACAGAATCATCATTAGTAACTAAAGTAGCGACAACATCACGACCAAAAATTTATGAGAGAACTTTCGAGGCATGCCATGGAAGGAATTTTTGA
- the LOC137242893 gene encoding uncharacterized protein isoform X1, translating into MQVLKISVDLIFSTKKQRAITNPTIMRLIHKTNKTYHMISLLVILSLLIISPAITNAHRHSRLDKNNEPAAVTNLFNPLQQQQQYEKSKLSDDRTSSISIKDTKATNDIAPKTQLNAVSKPSIFNTNLNSHKENDIVNAAATATNQFIDVINEAAANIRSATIKYVAPAEALKSGVLNASAENLSSHFDVKNNHKEVKLGEKESKIKINDDYSGVTSQTKNFEGCATELIGFEIITGYVFSAPERLSSSLPGTLMLTDCLDACRKDDSCHAVNYETGLCVLFSANADDLPGALAKSQFPVFTLYAQKSCLRKRPCTRAWYIDRVQGYKLNGYVRRKFLVESRQDCFESCLNETEFACRSANYYRQTRTCELSEMDRITLTGTSAFQQQNDAVDYLENNCIDEPNKLCEFKRLPGRILKTVDAVYQDVGSIVECRDLCLNSPYRCHSYDYGDTGDMVCRLSHHSRITLTDVQDPYLEVSEATTYELSSCYNVTIECSANDMIARIRTSKLFDGKVYAKGSPKSCAYDVKNSLDFELRMGYQNLECNIHQSITGRYTNDVIIQHHDAIVTSSDLGLAVKCHYDLANKSLSNQVLLDVKDDFGEPALSEEVIVDSPNVLMKITIRDGIDVMRTAEVGDPLALKFEILDAQSPYEIFIRELVAMDGADNADIILIDSRGCPTDQFIMGPIVKSPLSGKILLAHFDAFKFPTSELVQFRALVTPCMPTCAPVKCEQADIGGDGKSVISYGRRRRSLNGTETIQGTVENINHQHKLSLNQKRHLLLRSRRATTTNQPSQEDMLLMQSIEITDKFSFNKEQQQQQQQVKTIKNEASKKKALIGKDGVEQGHCVNAIGLILAITSFLLAQLAVMAVWSYLYQRRQQRSYFSENLASESAYSLENPSTKTESSLVTKVATTSRPKIYERTFEACHGRNF; encoded by the exons ATTTAATTTTTAGCACCAAGAAACAGAGAGCAATAACAAATCCTACAATAATGCGCCTTATCCACAAAACCAATAAAACATATCACATGATATCCCTTCTTGTGATATTATCCCTGCTAATAATATCACCTGCAATTACCAATGCACACAGGCATTCGCGTTTGGATAAAAATAATGAACCAGCTGCCGTCACTAATTTATTCAatccactacaacaacaacaacaatatgaaaAATCTAAATTATCTGATGATCGCACATCATCGATTTCAATTAAAGATACAAAAGCAACAAACGACATTGCGCCAAAGACTCAATTAAACGCTGTTAGTAAGCCATCAATCTTTAACACAAATTTAAATAGCCATAAAGAAAATGATATCGTTAACGCTGCTGCAACAGCAACAAATCAATTTATAGACGTCATTAACGAGGCAGCAGCAAACATACGAAGCGCCACTATAAAATATGTAGCTCCAGCGGAGGCGCTTAAAAGTGGAGTGTTGAATGCATCAGCTGAAAATTTGTCTTCACATTTTGATGTTAAAAATAATCACAAAGAGGTGAAACTCGGAGAGAAGGAGTCAAAAATAAAGATTAATGATGATTATAGTGGCGTTACTAGTCAAACTAAGAATTTTGAAGGATGTGCAACGGAGTTGATTGGTTTCGAAATTATAACAGG TTATGTCTTTTCGGCGCCTGAGAGATTATCAAGCTCACTTCCAGGCACATTGATGCTCACCGATTGCTTAGATGCCTGTCGTAAAGATGATAGTTGTCATGCTGTAAACTATGAGACCGGCTTGTGTGTGCTGTTCTCAGCGAATGCTGATGACCTTCCTG GTGCTCTTGCCAAATCACAATTTCCAGTATTTACACTTTATGCCCAAAAATCTTGCTTACGGAAACGTCCTTGTACGCGTGCATGGTATATTGATCGTGTTCAAGGCTACAAATTGAATGGCTATGTTAGACGAAAATTCTTAGTTGAATCACGACAGGATTGTTTTGAGTCGTGCTTGAACGAGACGGAATTCGCATGCAG ATCGGCAAACTATTATCGTCAAACAAGAACTTGTGAGCTTTCCGAAATGGATCGCATTACTTTAACCGGCACAAGCGCATTCCAGCAACAAAATGATGCTGTTGATTATCTAGAGAATAACTGTATTGATGAGCCAAATAAATTATGCGAGTTTAAACGTTTGCCTGGACGCATATTGAAAACCGTGGATGCAGTGTATCAAGATGTTGGCAGCATTGTTGAGTGTCGTGATTTATGTTTGAATTCACCGTATAG ATGCCATTCTTACGATTACGGTGACACTGGCGATATGGTTTGCCGTCTATCACATCACAGTCGCATCACACTCACCGACGTACAAGATCCCTACTTGGAAGTATCCGAAGCAACAACCTATGAATTGTCATCTTGTTACAATGTGACCATAGAATGTAGTGCCAACGATATGATTGCACGTATACGCACATCAAAACTTTTCGATGGCAAAGTTTATGCTAAAGGTTCACCCAAATCTTGTGCTTATGATGTGAAAAACTCACTCGATTTTGAGTTACGTATGGGTTATCAAAATCTCGAATGCAATATACATCAAAGCATTACAGGACGTTATACAAATGATGTCATAATACAACATCATGACGCAATAGTTACCTCATCCGACTTAGGTTTAGCTGTAAAATGTCATTATGATTTGGCTAATAAATCACTTAGCAATCAAGTGCTACTAGATGTTAAAGATGATTTCGGGGAACCAGCATTAAGTGAAGAAGTAATTGTTGATTCACCAAATGTTCTAATGAAAATAACAATACGTGATGGCATCGATGTAATGCGTACCGCTGAAGTTGGTGATCCTTTAGCGCTAAAATTCGAAATTCTTGATGCACAAAGCCCTTACGAGATATTTATTCGTGAACTTGTAGCCATGGATGGTGCAGATAATGCGGACATTATACTAATCGATTCGAGAGGTTGTCCAACCGATCAATTTATTATGGGACCCATTGTGAAAAGTCCTCTATCTGGTAAAATTTTATTAGCTCATTTTGATGCTTTTAAATTTCCCACATCTGAGTTGGTACAATTTCGTGCACTTGTAACACCCTGTATGCCAACATGCGCGCCGGTGAAATGTGAGCAAGCGGATATTGGTGGTGATGGGAAGTCCGTGATTTCGTATGGTAGAAGGAGGCGTTCTTTAAATGGAACGG AAACAATACAAGGAACAGTTGAAAACATCAATCACCAGCATAAGTTAAGCTTGAACCAAAAACGGCATCTACTTTTACGCAGCAGgcgtgcaacaacaacaaatcaaccAAGTCAAGAAGATATGCTCTTGATGCAATCAATTGAGATCACTGACAAATTTAGTTTCAAtaaggaacaacaacaacaacaacaacaagttaaaacaatcaaaaatgaaGCGAGCAAGAAAAAGGCGTTAATTGGCAAAGATGGAGTAGAGCAAGGACATTGCGTTAATGCAATAG GTCTAATATTAGCAATCACCAGCTTTTTGTTGGCTCAGTTAGCTGTTATGGCAGTTTGGTCGTACTTGTATCAGCGACGACAGCAAAGGTCTTATTTTAGCGAAAATTTAGCCAGTGAATCCGCATATTCTTTAGAGAATCCCAGCACAAAAACAGAATCATCATTAGTAACTAAAGTAGCGACAACATCACGACCAAAAATTTATGAGAGAACTTTCGAGGCATGCCATGGAAGGAATTTTTGA
- the LOC137242893 gene encoding uncharacterized protein isoform X3: MRLIHKTNKTYHMISLLVILSLLIISPAITNAHRHSRLDKNNEPAAVTNLFNPLQQQQQYEKSKLSDDRTSSISIKDTKATNDIAPKTQLNAVSKPSIFNTNLNSHKENDIVNAAATATNQFIDVINEAAANIRSATIKYVAPAEALKSGVLNASAENLSSHFDVKNNHKEVKLGEKESKIKINDDYSGVTSQTKNFEGCATELIGFEIITGYVFSAPERLSSSLPGTLMLTDCLDACRKDDSCHAVNYETGLCVLFSANADDLPGALAKSQFPVFTLYAQKSCLRKRPCTRAWYIDRVQGYKLNGYVRRKFLVESRQDCFESCLNETEFACRSANYYRQTRTCELSEMDRITLTGTSAFQQQNDAVDYLENNCIDEPNKLCEFKRLPGRILKTVDAVYQDVGSIVECRDLCLNSPYRCHSYDYGDTGDMVCRLSHHSRITLTDVQDPYLEVSEATTYELSSCYNVTIECSANDMIARIRTSKLFDGKVYAKGSPKSCAYDVKNSLDFELRMGYQNLECNIHQSITGRYTNDVIIQHHDAIVTSSDLGLAVKCHYDLANKSLSNQVLLDVKDDFGEPALSEEVIVDSPNVLMKITIRDGIDVMRTAEVGDPLALKFEILDAQSPYEIFIRELVAMDGADNADIILIDSRGCPTDQFIMGPIVKSPLSGKILLAHFDAFKFPTSELVQFRALVTPCMPTCAPVKCEQADIGGDGKSVISYGRRRRSLNGTETIQGTVENINHQHKLSLNQKRHLLLRSRRATTTNQPSQEDMLLMQSIEITDKFSFNKEQQQQQQQVKTIKNEASKKKALIGKDGVEQGHCVNAIGLILAITSFLLAQLAVMAVWSYLYQRRQQRSYFSENLASESAYSLENPSTKTESSLVTKVATTSRPKIYERTFEACHGRNF; the protein is encoded by the exons ATGCGCCTTATCCACAAAACCAATAAAACATATCACATGATATCCCTTCTTGTGATATTATCCCTGCTAATAATATCACCTGCAATTACCAATGCACACAGGCATTCGCGTTTGGATAAAAATAATGAACCAGCTGCCGTCACTAATTTATTCAatccactacaacaacaacaacaatatgaaaAATCTAAATTATCTGATGATCGCACATCATCGATTTCAATTAAAGATACAAAAGCAACAAACGACATTGCGCCAAAGACTCAATTAAACGCTGTTAGTAAGCCATCAATCTTTAACACAAATTTAAATAGCCATAAAGAAAATGATATCGTTAACGCTGCTGCAACAGCAACAAATCAATTTATAGACGTCATTAACGAGGCAGCAGCAAACATACGAAGCGCCACTATAAAATATGTAGCTCCAGCGGAGGCGCTTAAAAGTGGAGTGTTGAATGCATCAGCTGAAAATTTGTCTTCACATTTTGATGTTAAAAATAATCACAAAGAGGTGAAACTCGGAGAGAAGGAGTCAAAAATAAAGATTAATGATGATTATAGTGGCGTTACTAGTCAAACTAAGAATTTTGAAGGATGTGCAACGGAGTTGATTGGTTTCGAAATTATAACAGG TTATGTCTTTTCGGCGCCTGAGAGATTATCAAGCTCACTTCCAGGCACATTGATGCTCACCGATTGCTTAGATGCCTGTCGTAAAGATGATAGTTGTCATGCTGTAAACTATGAGACCGGCTTGTGTGTGCTGTTCTCAGCGAATGCTGATGACCTTCCTG GTGCTCTTGCCAAATCACAATTTCCAGTATTTACACTTTATGCCCAAAAATCTTGCTTACGGAAACGTCCTTGTACGCGTGCATGGTATATTGATCGTGTTCAAGGCTACAAATTGAATGGCTATGTTAGACGAAAATTCTTAGTTGAATCACGACAGGATTGTTTTGAGTCGTGCTTGAACGAGACGGAATTCGCATGCAG ATCGGCAAACTATTATCGTCAAACAAGAACTTGTGAGCTTTCCGAAATGGATCGCATTACTTTAACCGGCACAAGCGCATTCCAGCAACAAAATGATGCTGTTGATTATCTAGAGAATAACTGTATTGATGAGCCAAATAAATTATGCGAGTTTAAACGTTTGCCTGGACGCATATTGAAAACCGTGGATGCAGTGTATCAAGATGTTGGCAGCATTGTTGAGTGTCGTGATTTATGTTTGAATTCACCGTATAG ATGCCATTCTTACGATTACGGTGACACTGGCGATATGGTTTGCCGTCTATCACATCACAGTCGCATCACACTCACCGACGTACAAGATCCCTACTTGGAAGTATCCGAAGCAACAACCTATGAATTGTCATCTTGTTACAATGTGACCATAGAATGTAGTGCCAACGATATGATTGCACGTATACGCACATCAAAACTTTTCGATGGCAAAGTTTATGCTAAAGGTTCACCCAAATCTTGTGCTTATGATGTGAAAAACTCACTCGATTTTGAGTTACGTATGGGTTATCAAAATCTCGAATGCAATATACATCAAAGCATTACAGGACGTTATACAAATGATGTCATAATACAACATCATGACGCAATAGTTACCTCATCCGACTTAGGTTTAGCTGTAAAATGTCATTATGATTTGGCTAATAAATCACTTAGCAATCAAGTGCTACTAGATGTTAAAGATGATTTCGGGGAACCAGCATTAAGTGAAGAAGTAATTGTTGATTCACCAAATGTTCTAATGAAAATAACAATACGTGATGGCATCGATGTAATGCGTACCGCTGAAGTTGGTGATCCTTTAGCGCTAAAATTCGAAATTCTTGATGCACAAAGCCCTTACGAGATATTTATTCGTGAACTTGTAGCCATGGATGGTGCAGATAATGCGGACATTATACTAATCGATTCGAGAGGTTGTCCAACCGATCAATTTATTATGGGACCCATTGTGAAAAGTCCTCTATCTGGTAAAATTTTATTAGCTCATTTTGATGCTTTTAAATTTCCCACATCTGAGTTGGTACAATTTCGTGCACTTGTAACACCCTGTATGCCAACATGCGCGCCGGTGAAATGTGAGCAAGCGGATATTGGTGGTGATGGGAAGTCCGTGATTTCGTATGGTAGAAGGAGGCGTTCTTTAAATGGAACGG AAACAATACAAGGAACAGTTGAAAACATCAATCACCAGCATAAGTTAAGCTTGAACCAAAAACGGCATCTACTTTTACGCAGCAGgcgtgcaacaacaacaaatcaaccAAGTCAAGAAGATATGCTCTTGATGCAATCAATTGAGATCACTGACAAATTTAGTTTCAAtaaggaacaacaacaacaacaacaacaagttaaaacaatcaaaaatgaaGCGAGCAAGAAAAAGGCGTTAATTGGCAAAGATGGAGTAGAGCAAGGACATTGCGTTAATGCAATAG GTCTAATATTAGCAATCACCAGCTTTTTGTTGGCTCAGTTAGCTGTTATGGCAGTTTGGTCGTACTTGTATCAGCGACGACAGCAAAGGTCTTATTTTAGCGAAAATTTAGCCAGTGAATCCGCATATTCTTTAGAGAATCCCAGCACAAAAACAGAATCATCATTAGTAACTAAAGTAGCGACAACATCACGACCAAAAATTTATGAGAGAACTTTCGAGGCATGCCATGGAAGGAATTTTTGA